The genomic interval ACTATGAAAACAGATAAACGTAAAGGAGCAGATAGCGATTTGGCGCAAAGCGCAGCGGCTTTACGTAGGGCGGCTCAGCAAGCGCGCCGCGATGCCGAGCGCACCCGCACTCCACTTGTGACCTATGCTAATGGGATGGTTGTCAAACGGATGGTGGTAAGAGAAGGTGACGAGAAGAATTCATAGGGATATTTGAAAAGCTAGAAACGAAGTTTTGCGATAGCGCAAATTTTATCAGCGCAGGTGGGCATCGGCTTTTTGTGTTGCACGATTCAGCGCCGTTTCAAGGGCTTGGCAGAGTTGTGTTTCGTCTTCGGTTTCGCTGGGATAGAGTGGTGGTTCGACGACAAAATAAAGGGTGGCAAATGGGTATGGGAGGAGAAACGAATCCCAGCTTGCAAAGCGCTTTCCACGTGAAACACCGTAACTGATGGGAAGAATTGGTGTGCCAGTTGAGCGCGCGGCAGCGGCGGCACCGGGTTTAACGTGATGAACGGGTCCCCGGGGGCCATCAGGTGTGATGGCAATGTCGGCTCCTTCGCGCAATTTGCGGATCATCAGGCGAAGAACCGATGCGGCGCCATGGCTTGATGATCCGCGAATGCTCTGGTGGCCGAAGTACTCGATAACACGTGCGATCAGCTCTCCATCGCGATGGTTGCTGATAACGGCAAACACGTTGCCTCGGCGGTACAAAAACAGCGCCCCTAAAAGTCGCCCGTGCCACGAGGCAAGGGTGAAAGGGTGCGTTTCCTGTTCCAGCGCGTCAAGGTATTCAACCCCTTCATAACGCTTGGAGCAGGTGAGTAGGCAGATTTTTAAATAGGCCTGCAAAAGTAGTGGAACGAGAACCTGAGTCAGTCGTTTCATGCCATCAGGAAACGACGTCGAGAAGCGTCCCCACCATCGCGTTCTGGGTTGTCATTACGCTGGTGTTGGTTTTCATTGCGTACCCGAAGATGTTGTTTTGCACCAACTCTTTTGCCAGATCCACATTTGACGTTTCACGATATCCGGTTAGGTTCATGGCTTCTGAACTAAAACTTACTTTGTCTTCTGGAATGCCAGTGGGGCGCAGAGAACCCGGCGAAGTGTCGCGTTCGACACCCGTGAGTTGTGTTCCTCCACGAGGGCCTTCCGTTGCGTTTACGCGCTGCGATTTATACCCATCCGTATTGACGTTCGCCAGATTATTGGCGGTCGCGGAGTGTTGCACGCCGATGTTACGCAAAGCGGAAGCGGTGTTAAAAAATGCGTCTATCATGACAAATCTCCTACCGTTTGGGGAACCCGTTCATCTTGTTACCACGTATCGGAAATTTTCCCTTTTTCCTGCAGTACTTCAATGCGATTTTTTATTGTTTGGATTTTCGTATTGTGCGCGAGTTCGGGATAGGCGTCAAGGGCGGCGTTGAGTCTTTTTTGTGCGGGCAGGGTGCGATTGGTGCGTAGGTAGAAATCAAGCACATAGATTTCGTGGTTGGTAATGACTTCTAATGCTTCACGCTGGAGCTGTAGAACGTTTTCTTTGCGCGTGGAATACGAATAGTTTTCAAGGAACATGAAGGTTGCCGAGTAGGCTTTGCGCGCCTGTGTAATGTCAAGGTCAACCCGTTCGGACTGTTTGAGGAGCGAAATGATCAAGTGTTCGATCGCTTGATCGGCTCTGGGGTGATCGGGATAGCGTCCAAGGAACTGTTCGTATTCGAGCGAGGCTTCCAACCAGTTCTTTTCGAGTTCGTAGCTGCGCGCAATTTCAAGTAACGCTCCGGCGACAACCATTGGGTCGGTGGCGCTATTCGAGAGTGAACGCAATGTTGTGCGGGCATCTTCATATTTGCCGCGCTCCATCAGGCTGCGAGCTTGCTGGCTTTCTGAGCTGGCATCAATCAGGGTGTCGTCTTGTGGGCCGAAATTAAAGATACTAAGAACGTCGGAGAAACTAAATCCGCAGCCACTCAGGCTGAGTGCAAGAAAAAGGGTCAGTATACTGTGTTTCATGTTCCACCTTGTTCAGGATTTTGCGGGGCATTGTAAGGGAGCAATGTTGGTTTGTAAACGGCTGATGCAGTATGGCTGGTTTTTCAGCCAACGCTTACAGATCGACTTCGCCCAGCCCCTGACGGATCACTTCCACTTCGCCATTTTCAAACAGCAATACGGTGGTTTGTCCTTCTTCTATGTAGCCGCCGTCGATCAGTGCATCGAGCTGTCCATCGAATTCCTGATAGATATGCCACGGGTCGCCTGTCGGCTCACCGTCAATTTTGGCCGTGGTCGAAATGATTGGTCGGCCAAGTGTCTGTACGAGCGCGTGGCAAATGGGATTATCTGGGATGCGAATGCCGCACCGTTTCCGTTTGGGATTTTGCACGGCTTTCGGTGTGAGTTTGGTGGCATCGAGTAAAAAAGTATACGGGCCAGGGGTCAGGCGGCGAATAATGCGGTAGCTGGCATTATCGATAACCGCATATTCCGACGCGTCTGAAAGCGAGCTGCAGACAAATGTCAGCGGTTTTGTGTCGTGCAGCTGTTTAATGCGTCGTACTTTGGCGATAGCCTCTTTGTTCATGATGTCGCAACCAATACCGTAGGCGCTGTCGGTGGGGTAGGCGATGATGCCGCCGGATTTGAGTATTTCGACGACTTCATTGATATAGCGCTGATCGACGTTGTGGGGGTGAATAGAAAATGTTTTCACGCCAATGGCTCCTTGTCTGGGAATGTATTATTGTTGGAGATATTCTTCGAGGTGACGTTTTTTCGCGCGTCGGCGTAGCGTTGTCAATGCCCTTTCTTCCAGTTGCCGCACTCGCTCTTTTGAGAGGTGTAAAATCTGCCCGATCTCATCAAGTGTTTTGGGAACCCCTTCGGTAATTCCAAACCGGAGGTCGATCACGTGTGCATCACGCTCGTCGAGCCCTTTGAGGATATCGTGGATTTCTTGGGCGATCATGTGGCGTGAATAGCACTCTTCGGTTAATTGTTCTGGTGGGGCTTCAAGGTGATCTTTCAGAAAATAATCATCGCTATCGCCCACAGGGCTTTCAAGGCTCAGGTAGGTTCGAGTGGCGCGAAGGATATCTTCAATATGTGAAGTGTCCAAACCGTATTCGTCCTGCAGCTCTTTTTCGGTTGGTTCACGCCCGTTGTCGCGCAGGAAATCCCGTTTGGCATGATTGATTTTCGACGCCATGCGTGCTTGTTTACTTGGAAGTTTAACGGTGTTGTTGTTGGCAATAATGGCTTGAATAATCGCCTGCTTGATCCACCACACGGCGTAGGTGATAAAGCGGGTGCCACGTTCGGGGTCAAAGCGTTTGGTGGCTTCGATGAGCCCAACATTCCCTTCGTTAATGAGGTCGAGCAGGTTCATGTCGATATCGCGATATTTCATAGCGACTTTCACGACAAAGCGTAAATTTGATTCGACCAGACGGTGAAATGCTTTTTGGTCACCGGCCGCAATCTGGCGCGCCAGCGACTTTTCTTCGTCAGCGGTTAGGAGGTTTATCCGGCTGATTTTACGCAGATATTCTTTGAGGCTATCAACCGATGGGTTGGCGGCGCGATACACTTCCTCGCCAACGTCGCGGGTTGTGCTCTCTTCGTCGCTTGCCTCTGCGGCAACCTCTTCTTCGTTGACGTGGGTGTCGTCGCTTTGCTCGTTGCCGCTCATAGCTCTCTCCTTCGCGCGAGTATCATGCCATCACCAATAGGCAGCAGTGTGGTGGTATAGGCTGCGTGATGCGTCAAAAATTGAGTGAATTCTGCAATTTCGCTCACCCCTTGATGGTAGCGGGTGGGCAATTCGGCTTTTTCTTTCGCTACCATGCCGCGAAACAGCATGTTATCAAAAACGATAACGGCGTGTGGTGTGCACGGGAGCACGTGAAAGTAGCGCGGGTAGTCCCGTTTGATGGCATCAATGAACACAAAATCAAAAGGGTCGCCATTCAGTGTCGCGATCACATCCAAAGCTTTTCCGCAGCGCAAATCGAGTTTTTCACTGTGCGGTGTGCCATGCAAAAGGGTTTGCGCCAGCGCAAATCGCTGCGGATTGCTTTCGATGCTGAGTAGGGTTTCCAGCGAACTGCCCGCCCCTTGCAACATGGCATAGGTGGAATAGCCTGCGCCAGTTCCAATCTCAAGTATTCTTTTCGGACGTAATGCGGCTGTCATAAAGGTTAAAAATCGTGCTACGTCGGGACGAACTGAAGGGACGCCAGCGATTTGCGCCTGTTTGATGAAGTGCGCTTCGCTCTGGTTGACGGTTGTTTTCCAGAGCGTTTCCATATAGGCATCAACATGGGGCAGAAGGATTTCGTCGTGTCGTTCAAGTGGGTAGGTCTGCATGGGGCCATTGCCGTTCGAGTTCGTACAGTGCTATCGAAGTGGCCATAGCGGCGTTCAGGCTTTCGACTTTTGGTGCCATGGGGATGCGGCCGGTAAAATCAGCATTCTGTTTCAGGATTGGTTTGACGCCCGTCCCTTCGTTGCCGATAATCAGCCCGATTTTTCCGTCCAACTTGAGCGATGCTAGTGGTTTGCCACCCATATCAAGGCAAAGAATCCAAAAGCCGGCGGCTTTGGCCTGCTCGACAAAGCGGGTGAGGTTGGCGACCCGTGCCAGTGGAACGTGGTGAATCATCCCCGCGCTGGCTTTGGCAACCACGTCAGAAAGAGGGGCGGTCTCGTGTTCGCTCATCACTACGGCGGCACCAAAGGCGGCGGCACTGCGAATCAGAGCACCAAGATTGCCGGGATCTTGCACGCGGTCGACAATGACTAAACGACTTGCCTGCTTTAAGATGTCTGCCGGATGCATTTGAGGAATTTCGGCGATAAAGGCACCGACTCCTTGATGATTATCACCAAACAGCTCGTCAATTTTTACTCGTGGTAACACTTTACAAGGAACATTGATGGCTTTACAGGCGGCAGTCAACTCTTCAACATTGCGTGAGCAGAATACCTTTTCGACGCTTGATTCGCGTAAAGCGGCCATCACATTATTCAACCCTTTGATCTTCATTGTGTCACCCATATTTCGTCAGTCGTTGTTGTCGTGTTGCTGGCATGTTCTTGGCCGAGAAAGTGGCGAATCGCTTTTTCGCCATCTTCACCGATATCAAAAGAGAAGTCGTTGACGTAGAGTTGGATGTGACTTAGCATCACATGATCGTCGAGTTCTTGTGCATGTTGGCGGCAAAACGCCAGCGTTTCGCCCATGGTGCGTGTGGCGGTGATGATGCTCTGGCGAATATCGTTCTGCAGTGTTACCGCCAGCGCATGACCTAAGCTGCGGCGCATCACAATGCCGCCAAGTGGGATGGGAGCGCCCGTGGTTGTTTCCCACCACGTGCCAAGGTCGGCAATACGGTGGAGTTTCTGCTGTTCATACGTAAAACGACTTTCGTGGATCAAGATGCCGAAATCGGCTTCACCGTTGATGAGAGCGGGCATGATAGTTTTGAAAGGGCGATATTCGATACTCGTATCGATGGTACTGTAGGCGGAAAACAACTTTTGGGCGGTTGTCCGTGCGCCGGGCGAAAGGACGCGCGCGCCAGCAAAGAGTTGACGCGGCTGCGTGCTGACCAGTAGTGGGCCAACACCGTATCCGAGTGCGCCACCGCTGCGTAAGAGCACGTAGCGGTCGAGCAGGGAATCGAGTAACGCGTACGACACTTTTACGATATCAAATTTTCCCGCGCAGGCGAGTTCGTTCAGCGTTTCAATGTCGTGGTACTCCACTTCCAGATCATAGCCTCGCTCTTCGAGGCCATGAATCAGGTGGTGGAAGATATACGTGTCATTCGGGCATGGGCTAATGCCCAGCAACAGGGTTGGTTTCATGGTGTGGGTAACGGTTAATCGATAGCGATGGATTTCAGCAGAGCAATACTGTCTAAGCACCGCCCGACGCCACGCACGGCAGCGCGCAGTGGTTCTTCGGCAATCGAAACCGGCAGATTGGTCTCTTCACGAATCAGTTGGTCGAGTCCACGAATCAGCGCCCCGCCACCTGCCAGCATAATCCCTTTGTCAACGATGTCCGCTGCCAGTTCCGGTGGTGTTTTTTCAAGTGCCACCTTAATCGCATCAATGATGGTAGAGATGGTTTCGCGCAACGCTTCGCGGATATCGTCACTGCTGACATCAACATGCTTGGGGATGCCGGCAATCAAGTCGCGCCCTTTTACCTGCATAATCAGCGGTTCGGGGAAGACATCATAGGCCGAACCGAGTTCAATTTTAATTTTTTCAGCAGTCCGGTCGCCGATCAGCAGGTTATGCTTTTTGCGGATGTATTGAATGATCGCTTCGTCCATTTCGTCACCGGCCACCCGCACACTTTTGGCGTACACAATTCCAGAAAGCGAGATAACAGCGACTTCGGTGGTTCCGCCTCCGATATCGACGATCATATTGCCGTTTGGTTCTTGGACGGGCAGATCGGAGCCAATCGCAGCGGCCATCGGTTCTTCTATCAAGTACACTTCGCGCGCACCGGCTTGGCGTGCGCTATCTTTGACGGCGCGCTTTTCCACCTGTGTGATGCCACTGGGGACACAGATAACAACGCGAGGGCTAACGAGTGTTTTACGGTTGTGAACCTTTTGAATGAAGTATTTCAGCATCGCTTCGGTTACTTCAAAGTCAGCAATAACTCCGTCTTTCATCGGGCGAATGGCGGTAATCGATCCGGGGGTTCGCCCCAGCATTTCTTTGGCTTCTACCCCGACCGCAAGCACCGATTTCGTCCGTTCATCTATGGCTACAACGCTCGGTTCGCTGAGTATTTCGCCCCCGTTGTAATAGACAAGAGTGTTGGCTGTCCCTAAGTCAATAGCAAGATCTCGGGAAAAAACCCCGACTATGGCATCAAATATCAATGGAGTCCTCCAAGCGGATAATAGGAAAATGAAAGAGATACCGTTGGAAATTACCGTAGTTTACCCTATTTGGCAATTATTAAACCTGTGAATGATCTATCTTTGAGAATAAATGCATCCGCAATACGTTTGCCGATAGAAATTGTTT from Chrysiogenes arsenatis DSM 11915 carries:
- a CDS encoding lysophospholipid acyltransferase family protein, producing MKRLTQVLVPLLLQAYLKICLLTCSKRYEGVEYLDALEQETHPFTLASWHGRLLGALFLYRRGNVFAVISNHRDGELIARVIEYFGHQSIRGSSSHGAASVLRLMIRKLREGADIAITPDGPRGPVHHVKPGAAAAARSTGTPILPISYGVSRGKRFASWDSFLLPYPFATLYFVVEPPLYPSETEDETQLCQALETALNRATQKADAHLR
- a CDS encoding flagellar basal body protein; the protein is MIDAFFNTASALRNIGVQHSATANNLANVNTDGYKSQRVNATEGPRGGTQLTGVERDTSPGSLRPTGIPEDKVSFSSEAMNLTGYRETSNVDLAKELVQNNIFGYAMKTNTSVMTTQNAMVGTLLDVVS
- a CDS encoding outer membrane protein assembly factor BamD: MKHSILTLFLALSLSGCGFSFSDVLSIFNFGPQDDTLIDASSESQQARSLMERGKYEDARTTLRSLSNSATDPMVVAGALLEIARSYELEKNWLEASLEYEQFLGRYPDHPRADQAIEHLIISLLKQSERVDLDITQARKAYSATFMFLENYSYSTRKENVLQLQREALEVITNHEIYVLDFYLRTNRTLPAQKRLNAALDAYPELAHNTKIQTIKNRIEVLQEKGKISDTW
- a CDS encoding L-threonylcarbamoyladenylate synthase, translated to MKTFSIHPHNVDQRYINEVVEILKSGGIIAYPTDSAYGIGCDIMNKEAIAKVRRIKQLHDTKPLTFVCSSLSDASEYAVIDNASYRIIRRLTPGPYTFLLDATKLTPKAVQNPKRKRCGIRIPDNPICHALVQTLGRPIISTTAKIDGEPTGDPWHIYQEFDGQLDALIDGGYIEEGQTTVLLFENGEVEVIRQGLGEVDL
- a CDS encoding sigma-70 family RNA polymerase sigma factor; amino-acid sequence: MSGNEQSDDTHVNEEEVAAEASDEESTTRDVGEEVYRAANPSVDSLKEYLRKISRINLLTADEEKSLARQIAAGDQKAFHRLVESNLRFVVKVAMKYRDIDMNLLDLINEGNVGLIEATKRFDPERGTRFITYAVWWIKQAIIQAIIANNNTVKLPSKQARMASKINHAKRDFLRDNGREPTEKELQDEYGLDTSHIEDILRATRTYLSLESPVGDSDDYFLKDHLEAPPEQLTEECYSRHMIAQEIHDILKGLDERDAHVIDLRFGITEGVPKTLDEIGQILHLSKERVRQLEERALTTLRRRAKKRHLEEYLQQ
- a CDS encoding O-methyltransferase, translating into MQTYPLERHDEILLPHVDAYMETLWKTTVNQSEAHFIKQAQIAGVPSVRPDVARFLTFMTAALRPKRILEIGTGAGYSTYAMLQGAGSSLETLLSIESNPQRFALAQTLLHGTPHSEKLDLRCGKALDVIATLNGDPFDFVFIDAIKRDYPRYFHVLPCTPHAVIVFDNMLFRGMVAKEKAELPTRYHQGVSEIAEFTQFLTHHAAYTTTLLPIGDGMILARRREL
- the rlmB gene encoding 23S rRNA (guanosine(2251)-2'-O)-methyltransferase RlmB → MKIKGLNNVMAALRESSVEKVFCSRNVEELTAACKAINVPCKVLPRVKIDELFGDNHQGVGAFIAEIPQMHPADILKQASRLVIVDRVQDPGNLGALIRSAAAFGAAVVMSEHETAPLSDVVAKASAGMIHHVPLARVANLTRFVEQAKAAGFWILCLDMGGKPLASLKLDGKIGLIIGNEGTGVKPILKQNADFTGRIPMAPKVESLNAAMATSIALYELERQWPHADLPT
- a CDS encoding 1,4-dihydroxy-6-naphthoate synthase; amino-acid sequence: MLRQYCSAEIHRYRLTVTHTMKPTLLLGISPCPNDTYIFHHLIHGLEERGYDLEVEYHDIETLNELACAGKFDIVKVSYALLDSLLDRYVLLRSGGALGYGVGPLLVSTQPRQLFAGARVLSPGARTTAQKLFSAYSTIDTSIEYRPFKTIMPALINGEADFGILIHESRFTYEQQKLHRIADLGTWWETTTGAPIPLGGIVMRRSLGHALAVTLQNDIRQSIITATRTMGETLAFCRQHAQELDDHVMLSHIQLYVNDFSFDIGEDGEKAIRHFLGQEHASNTTTTTDEIWVTQ
- a CDS encoding rod shape-determining protein MreB, producing MIFDAIVGVFSRDLAIDLGTANTLVYYNGGEILSEPSVVAIDERTKSVLAVGVEAKEMLGRTPGSITAIRPMKDGVIADFEVTEAMLKYFIQKVHNRKTLVSPRVVICVPSGITQVEKRAVKDSARQAGAREVYLIEEPMAAAIGSDLPVQEPNGNMIVDIGGGTTEVAVISLSGIVYAKSVRVAGDEMDEAIIQYIRKKHNLLIGDRTAEKIKIELGSAYDVFPEPLIMQVKGRDLIAGIPKHVDVSSDDIREALRETISTIIDAIKVALEKTPPELAADIVDKGIMLAGGGALIRGLDQLIREETNLPVSIAEEPLRAAVRGVGRCLDSIALLKSIAID